A genomic region of Pyrus communis chromosome 14, drPyrComm1.1, whole genome shotgun sequence contains the following coding sequences:
- the LOC137714083 gene encoding indole-3-acetate O-methyltransferase 1-like translates to MAPKGNNVVVSSIKLEKIFSMKGGKGESSYANNSQAQAIHARSMLHLLKETLDSVQLSSPEVPFVVVDLGCSSGSNTIYIIDVIIKHMTKRYEDLGCDPPEFSAFFSDLPSNDFNTLFQLIPPMANHGGSMEETLAADNHRSYFAAGVPGSFYRRLFPSRSIDLFHSAFSLHWLSQVPESVLDKRSAAYNKGRVFIHGANESTVTAYKKQFQTDLASFLRSRAKELKKGGSMFLVCLGRTSVDPTDQSGPGLLFGTHFQDAWDDLVQEGLITSEKRDSFNIPVYASSLQDFKEVVEADGSFTINKLEIFKGGSPLVVSQPDDAAEVGRALANSCRSVAGVLIDAHIGDHLGNELFSRVEKRGTSQAKELLEKLQFFHIVASLSLA, encoded by the exons ATGGCTCCCAAGGGAAATAACGTTGTAGTTTCTAGTATAAAGCTCGAGAAGATATTTAGCATGAAAGGAGGCAAAGGAGAGTCCAGCTATGCCAACAATTCCCAAGCTCAG GCCATACATGCAAGATCTATGCTTCACCTGCTAAAAGAAACCCTAGACAGTGTGCAACTGAGCTCCCCTGAAGTGCCATTTGTGGTTGTGGACCTTGGATGCTCAAGCGGAAGCAACACCATCTACATAATAGATGTGATCATCAAACACATGACCAAGCGCTATGAGGACTTGGGATGTGACCCCCCTGAGTTCTCGGCATTTTTCTCTGATCTCCCCAGCAATGACTTCAACACCCTCTTCCAGCTCATCCCTCCTATGGCCAACCACGGCGGTAGCATGGAGGAGACCCTCGCTGCCGACAACCACCGCTCCTACTTTGCTGCTGGCGTCCCTGGCTCATTTTACCGGCGGCTCTTCCCGTCGAGGTCCATTGACCTTTTTCACTCAGCGTTCTCCTTGCATTGGCTCTCTCAG GTGCCAGAGAGTGTGCTGGACAAAAGATCAGCAGCCTACAACAAAGGAAGGGTGTTTATCCATGGTGCGAATGAGAGCACAGTCACTGCATACAAGAAGCAGTTTCAGACAGACTTGGCAAGCTTTCTCAGGTCGAGAGCCAAGGAGCTCAAGAAAGGAGGCTCCATGTTTCTTGTTTGCTTGGGTAGGACCTCAGTAGACCCTACTGACCAAAGTGGCCCAGGCCTTCTCTTTGGGACTCACTTTCAGGATGCTTGGGATGATCTTGTCCAAGAG GGACTTATCACTAGTGAGAAACGTGACAGTTTCAACATTCCTGTGTATGCATCAAGTTTACAAGACTTCAAGGAGGTAGTAGAGGCTGATGGCTCATTCACCATAAACAAGCTCGAGATTTTCAAAGGAGGAAGCCCCCTTGTTGTGAGCCAACCCGATGATGCCGCTGAAGTCGGTCGAGCCCTTGCCAACAGTTGTAGGAGCGTGGCCGGAGTCCTCATCGATGCACACATCGGTGACCACCTCGGCAATGAATTGTTCTCAAGGGTGGAGAAAAGGGGCACAAGCCAAGCCAAAGAGCTACTGGAGAAGTTACAATTCTTTCACATAGTGGCCTCCCTTTCTCTAGCTTAA